A genomic segment from Tuwongella immobilis encodes:
- a CDS encoding DHH family phosphoesterase has product MSIDWQPFREFVQKHHRFLLLTHVRPDPDALGSLLAMADCLTQLGKVVRPVIQGPMPERLAFLDADNRVQTFVPPGDTLRDVDAVIVMDTGTWNQLGDTGTFVRSLGIPVAVIDHHVTQDIDTPFRFVDVTAEAAGRLIYDASVALGIELTPPTATRMFAALATDTGWFRHASTKPSTYRLAESLMTQGANPTKIYDSLYEQGTLAQMQLLGRVLGRLQTAHLGRLAWTELWQSDLQQSGVGTVDSGDFIHYPRSLAGVDVAMLLTEWPERVKISFRSRGRVDVSQIAEQFGGGGHRMAAAAILPGDLQTVRAQIVALFEPLLLALPPA; this is encoded by the coding sequence ATGTCGATTGATTGGCAGCCGTTCCGGGAATTTGTCCAAAAGCATCATCGCTTTTTGCTGCTCACGCATGTGCGGCCCGATCCGGATGCCCTCGGCTCGCTCCTGGCGATGGCCGATTGCCTGACGCAACTGGGCAAAGTCGTGCGGCCAGTGATTCAGGGGCCGATGCCCGAACGATTGGCGTTTCTGGATGCCGACAATCGCGTCCAAACATTCGTTCCACCAGGCGATACGCTTCGGGATGTCGATGCCGTCATTGTCATGGATACCGGCACCTGGAATCAACTCGGCGATACCGGCACATTTGTGCGGTCGCTGGGGATTCCCGTCGCGGTGATCGATCACCACGTCACCCAAGACATTGACACCCCGTTTCGGTTTGTGGATGTCACCGCAGAAGCTGCTGGACGATTGATTTACGATGCCAGCGTGGCCCTGGGAATTGAGTTGACCCCGCCAACAGCCACCCGCATGTTCGCAGCCCTGGCCACCGATACCGGATGGTTCCGCCACGCCAGCACCAAGCCATCGACCTATCGACTGGCGGAATCGCTGATGACGCAAGGGGCCAATCCGACGAAAATTTACGATTCACTCTACGAACAAGGCACGCTGGCTCAGATGCAACTGTTGGGCCGCGTGTTGGGACGGTTGCAAACCGCCCATTTGGGACGGTTGGCTTGGACGGAGTTGTGGCAAAGCGATCTGCAACAATCTGGCGTCGGGACTGTGGACAGCGGCGATTTTATCCATTACCCTCGAAGTCTCGCCGGGGTTGATGTGGCCATGCTGCTGACCGAATGGCCCGAACGCGTGAAGATTAGTTTTCGCTCCCGCGGGCGAGTCGATGTCTCGCAGATTGCGGAACAGTTTGGCGGAGGAGGGCACCGCATGGCCGCTGCCGCGATTCTGCCCGGTGATCTGCAAACCGTTCGTGCCCAGATTGTTGCGCTGTTTGAACCGCTGCTTTTGGCTCTCCCACCTGCCTGA
- a CDS encoding ThuA domain-containing protein, producing the protein MIRSLSRMLVVGLVLLTGISAGTVRAAEPKKLLLVTHSAGFVHDSVALSEEILKEIAPKYGFTVTCFRFTSDPDEKRTITETVDGKKVQKTITALEAYSQAFRRSTGQTVTREQCGRVNAETLKQFDAVLFFTTGNPLTKQELVDLTEWVKAGGAFAGTHCATDTLYGTSYGELIGAYFENHPWHQKIKLRVEDAAHAAAKGFREGDEITDEIYQFRATPYSRDKLRIILSVDNSSIDVTKGKRPDQDYAIAWVQSVGKGKVFYTSLGHRKDVWKDARFQQHLFGGLNWTVSNAPGSSEPSGKKAAAK; encoded by the coding sequence ATGATTCGTTCCCTCTCCCGCATGCTCGTCGTGGGGCTGGTTCTCCTGACGGGAATCTCGGCAGGCACCGTCCGCGCCGCTGAGCCGAAAAAACTGCTGCTGGTCACCCACTCCGCCGGGTTTGTCCACGACTCGGTCGCGCTTTCCGAAGAAATCCTCAAAGAAATCGCCCCGAAATACGGTTTCACCGTGACGTGCTTCCGATTCACGAGCGATCCGGACGAAAAGCGCACCATCACGGAAACCGTGGATGGCAAGAAAGTCCAAAAAACCATCACCGCGCTGGAAGCGTATAGCCAAGCCTTCCGCCGCTCCACCGGGCAAACCGTCACCCGTGAACAATGTGGCCGGGTGAATGCCGAGACGCTCAAGCAATTCGACGCCGTGCTGTTCTTCACCACCGGCAACCCGCTGACCAAACAGGAATTGGTCGATCTCACGGAGTGGGTCAAAGCCGGCGGCGCATTCGCGGGCACCCACTGCGCCACCGATACGCTGTACGGCACCAGCTACGGCGAACTCATCGGGGCATACTTTGAAAATCACCCCTGGCATCAAAAGATTAAGCTGCGAGTCGAAGATGCCGCCCACGCCGCCGCCAAGGGATTCCGCGAAGGCGATGAAATCACCGACGAAATCTATCAATTCCGCGCCACCCCCTACAGCCGCGACAAACTCCGGATCATTCTCAGCGTGGATAATTCGTCGATCGACGTGACGAAGGGCAAACGACCGGATCAAGATTACGCCATTGCTTGGGTGCAATCGGTGGGCAAGGGCAAAGTCTTCTACACCTCGTTGGGACACCGCAAAGACGTCTGGAAAGATGCCCGATTCCAGCAGCATCTGTTCGGCGGGCTGAATTGGACGGTGAGCAACGCTCCGGGTTCGAGCGAACCCAGCGGCAAGAAAGCTGCCGCGAAGTAA
- a CDS encoding BBP7 family outer membrane beta-barrel protein translates to MRSRWFRLGATLGAAVTMSLGTVSAQSPGVASLSSSDSPGVARLSEPAVPGTARVGDSVDSGIITGMPIDGEIIEGNRRRFAEHHRERFDNLFTQIRNRDYEIYGDVNYMLFFTKGAPVGGAFVTTGTLNRGQLGLADTQVLFGNERVDAGVVSGISHRFGADFDGFFTQGGGFWLPKTITKSTFQSNAMGDPLIARPFIDSATGANETLAASLPGFAPGLVAVQSELEVRSGEFTLGMRPLEADKDLPLTIRLGGGFRYFHLQEALQVDSFTNLGAGFPASFNGGTLVGPGTLVVSDRFDTDNKFYGGQVVAAATYRSDLFFANVITKLAMGTVQQELNVRGFTNAQLPGGTLSATGGLLAQPSNIGGFSRSGFAVIPEVGLQLGVRLTEHITGIVGYEFVYISNVLRPGDQIDPTVSITQLQTSPTFNGNGNRPATQFVESDFWAQGITFGLSIAY, encoded by the coding sequence ATGCGTTCCCGTTGGTTTCGATTGGGTGCCACCCTGGGGGCGGCAGTGACAATGTCGCTGGGGACGGTCTCCGCACAAAGTCCCGGCGTGGCCAGCCTGTCCAGTAGTGATTCGCCCGGAGTGGCTCGACTCAGCGAGCCAGCGGTTCCCGGCACCGCTCGGGTGGGTGACAGCGTGGACAGCGGCATCATCACTGGCATGCCGATCGACGGCGAAATCATCGAAGGCAACCGCCGTCGATTCGCCGAGCATCATCGCGAACGATTCGACAATCTGTTCACGCAGATTCGCAATCGGGATTATGAAATTTACGGCGACGTTAACTACATGCTCTTTTTCACCAAGGGCGCGCCCGTTGGCGGGGCATTCGTCACCACCGGCACCCTGAATCGAGGCCAACTGGGGCTGGCCGACACGCAAGTGCTGTTCGGGAATGAGCGCGTCGATGCTGGCGTTGTCTCGGGCATCAGTCACCGATTCGGTGCGGATTTCGACGGCTTCTTCACGCAGGGCGGCGGCTTCTGGCTGCCCAAGACCATCACCAAGAGCACGTTCCAATCGAACGCCATGGGCGACCCATTGATCGCACGGCCGTTCATCGATTCCGCTACCGGAGCGAACGAAACCCTGGCCGCCAGCCTGCCGGGATTCGCCCCCGGACTCGTCGCGGTGCAGTCGGAATTGGAAGTCCGCAGCGGCGAATTCACGCTCGGCATGCGCCCGTTGGAAGCCGACAAGGATCTGCCGTTGACCATCCGATTGGGCGGCGGGTTCCGCTACTTCCACCTGCAAGAAGCCTTACAAGTCGATTCGTTCACGAATCTCGGGGCCGGATTCCCCGCTTCGTTCAACGGCGGGACGCTGGTGGGACCGGGCACGCTGGTGGTGTCGGACCGATTTGACACGGACAATAAATTCTACGGCGGTCAAGTGGTGGCAGCGGCGACCTACCGCAGCGATTTGTTCTTCGCCAATGTGATTACCAAACTGGCGATGGGCACGGTGCAACAGGAACTGAATGTTCGCGGCTTCACCAATGCCCAACTCCCCGGCGGCACGCTTTCGGCCACCGGCGGGTTACTCGCCCAGCCCAGCAATATCGGCGGCTTCTCGCGCTCCGGATTCGCCGTCATCCCGGAAGTCGGCCTGCAACTGGGCGTGCGGCTGACCGAGCATATCACCGGGATCGTCGGATACGAATTCGTTTACATTAGCAATGTGCTGCGGCCCGGCGATCAAATCGACCCGACCGTCAGCATCACGCAACTGCAAACTTCGCCGACGTTCAACGGCAACGGCAACCGCCCGGCGACGCAGTTTGTCGAAAGCGATTTCTGGGCCCAAGGCATCACCTTCGGCCTGAGCATCGCCTACTGA
- a CDS encoding purple acid phosphatase family protein has product MASSTTSKHSLAGRWLLGTICLAIVMIAVLIQPKINPPTEPPAETPPPVAERKVTIARVPDKVRYRPSAIPSRIILTWSGDPCTTQAVTWRTDSTVGQGSALAQLAIAGKNRDFAKTAETRVATTTKFETDLNLVHQHTAEFTKLKPKTKYAYRVGDGNNWSEWFHFETASDKPDPFTFVYYGDAQNNLREFWSRVLRESLRDAPKPAFLLHAGDLINDGTRDAEWGEWFDAGGWINGSVTNVATPGNHEYSGFLTKPRLSPYWRPQFAFPTDGPAGLEETVYSFDYQGVRFISLNSNQKQAEQVPWLEERLKNNPNRWTVLTFHHPMYSTAKGRDNPKLRDLWQPLIDKYRVDLVLTGHDHSYGRSGLLVGDKNQTAGARAQDKPTGTVYVVSVSGPKMYKLNQQPWMQTSAEYTQLYQVISIKDNVLHYDARTATGQLFDVFELRKNDKGVNTLVERDQLVQERIIDAVPTANAQMPLPMSVMAIGLLMLLASIGWGLRALRRGAAIR; this is encoded by the coding sequence ATGGCATCCTCCACAACTTCGAAACATTCGCTTGCAGGACGGTGGTTGCTGGGAACCATCTGTCTGGCAATTGTCATGATCGCGGTACTGATTCAGCCGAAGATCAACCCGCCGACCGAACCACCGGCCGAGACACCCCCGCCCGTGGCGGAGCGCAAAGTCACCATCGCCCGCGTTCCGGATAAGGTGCGGTACCGTCCTTCGGCGATTCCATCGCGGATTATTCTGACCTGGAGCGGCGACCCCTGCACGACGCAAGCCGTGACCTGGCGAACCGATTCGACCGTTGGCCAAGGCTCAGCATTAGCGCAACTGGCGATCGCCGGGAAGAACCGCGACTTTGCGAAAACTGCGGAAACTCGGGTGGCCACCACCACAAAGTTTGAGACCGATTTGAATCTGGTGCATCAACACACCGCGGAATTCACCAAGCTGAAGCCGAAAACCAAGTACGCCTATCGGGTGGGCGATGGCAATAACTGGAGCGAGTGGTTCCATTTCGAGACAGCCAGCGACAAGCCCGATCCGTTTACTTTCGTGTATTACGGAGACGCTCAGAATAATCTGCGGGAATTCTGGTCGCGGGTTCTGCGGGAATCGCTCCGCGATGCACCGAAGCCCGCGTTTCTGCTGCATGCGGGCGATCTCATCAATGATGGCACCCGCGATGCGGAATGGGGCGAGTGGTTCGATGCCGGTGGTTGGATCAATGGCAGTGTGACGAATGTGGCCACACCGGGGAATCACGAGTATTCGGGATTTCTGACCAAGCCGCGATTGAGTCCGTATTGGCGACCGCAATTTGCCTTCCCGACCGATGGTCCGGCAGGACTCGAAGAGACGGTGTACTCGTTCGATTATCAGGGAGTGCGGTTCATCAGTTTGAATTCGAATCAAAAGCAGGCGGAGCAGGTGCCTTGGTTGGAAGAACGGCTGAAGAATAACCCGAACCGCTGGACTGTGTTGACGTTCCATCATCCGATGTATTCCACCGCCAAGGGACGCGACAATCCGAAACTGCGCGATTTGTGGCAGCCGCTTATCGACAAGTATCGCGTCGATCTGGTGCTGACCGGGCACGATCACAGCTATGGTCGCAGTGGCTTGCTGGTGGGCGACAAGAATCAGACTGCCGGAGCGCGAGCCCAAGACAAGCCCACGGGAACGGTGTACGTCGTCTCGGTAAGCGGGCCGAAGATGTATAAGTTGAATCAACAGCCGTGGATGCAAACCTCGGCGGAATATACCCAACTGTATCAGGTGATTTCGATCAAAGACAATGTGCTGCATTACGATGCACGAACCGCCACGGGGCAATTGTTCGATGTGTTTGAGCTGCGCAAGAACGACAAGGGCGTGAACACGCTGGTGGAACGGGATCAGCTTGTGCAAGAGCGGATCATCGATGCCGTGCCAACGGCGAACGCCCAAATGCCACTCCCGATGTCGGTGATGGCAATTGGGCTGTTGATGCTGCTGGCGAGCATCGGCTGGGGGCTGCGGGCCTTGCGACGTGGAGCCGCGATTCGCTAA
- a CDS encoding aminotransferase-like domain-containing protein produces the protein MNVPPVCYSHKRNRITDSPISYFMKMALENPHLISLAAGLVDEGSLPAAAIARATDSILGNPATAKAALQYGTTQGNASLRDRVLRHICAMDGVTPEAINLSANDVVLTTGSQQLLYLVGEILLDPGDIVITEAPSYFVYHSLLQTMDVRVLTVPMDGEGMDLQALEERLHHLEKTGQLDRLKLIYTVDYFQNPTGLSLSTPRRQKLVELAKRYSTKHRILILEDAAYRELRFEGPDLPSIKRYDETNEFVISSYTFSKPCAPGLKIGYGLMPQELVGPIVDLKGSHDFGSSNFSQVIIERLMQTGEYHQHVEELAKTYRRKRDAMLAALQSNFSDWPEVRWTTPAGGLYVWLSFPESINTGPEGTLVGKGVEEGVLYVPGEFGHVAVEGNVPTNEARLSYGVVTVDRIPEAIRRLRRAADQLGLSPQPLESAHQPELVG, from the coding sequence ATGAACGTGCCGCCGGTCTGCTATTCCCATAAGCGGAATCGGATTACCGATTCGCCGATTAGCTACTTCATGAAGATGGCCTTGGAAAATCCACATCTGATCAGCCTGGCAGCCGGGCTGGTGGATGAAGGATCGCTGCCGGCAGCCGCCATCGCCCGCGCCACCGACTCGATTCTCGGCAACCCCGCCACCGCCAAAGCCGCCCTGCAATATGGCACCACCCAAGGCAACGCCTCGCTGCGAGATCGCGTTCTGCGACATATCTGCGCCATGGACGGTGTCACCCCCGAAGCGATCAATCTCTCTGCCAATGATGTGGTGCTGACAACCGGATCGCAGCAATTGCTGTATCTGGTGGGCGAAATCCTGCTCGATCCGGGTGACATCGTCATTACCGAAGCACCGAGTTACTTCGTCTATCACTCGCTGCTGCAAACCATGGATGTGCGAGTGCTGACGGTGCCGATGGACGGCGAAGGCATGGATTTGCAAGCCCTGGAAGAGCGCTTGCACCACCTGGAAAAGACCGGCCAACTCGATCGCCTCAAACTCATCTACACCGTCGATTATTTCCAGAATCCCACCGGATTGTCGCTCTCCACGCCGCGCCGCCAAAAATTGGTCGAACTCGCCAAACGCTATTCGACCAAGCACCGCATTCTGATTCTGGAAGATGCCGCCTATCGGGAATTGCGATTCGAAGGGCCGGATCTGCCGAGTATCAAACGGTACGATGAAACGAACGAATTCGTCATTTCCAGCTACACCTTCTCCAAACCCTGCGCTCCGGGATTGAAAATTGGCTATGGCCTGATGCCGCAGGAACTCGTCGGACCGATCGTTGATCTGAAAGGCTCACACGATTTCGGCTCGTCGAATTTCTCGCAGGTCATCATCGAACGGCTGATGCAAACCGGAGAATATCACCAGCATGTCGAAGAATTGGCCAAGACGTATCGCCGCAAGCGCGATGCCATGCTGGCCGCGCTGCAAAGTAACTTCAGCGACTGGCCCGAAGTGCGGTGGACCACTCCGGCGGGCGGGTTGTATGTGTGGTTGAGCTTCCCGGAATCGATCAACACTGGCCCAGAAGGCACGCTCGTCGGCAAGGGTGTCGAAGAAGGCGTGCTGTATGTGCCCGGCGAATTCGGCCACGTCGCGGTCGAAGGCAATGTCCCCACCAACGAAGCGCGATTGAGCTACGGTGTGGTCACTGTCGACCGCATCCCCGAAGCCATTCGGCGGTTACGTCGCGCAGCGGACCAACTCGGCCTATCGCCGCAACCGCTGGAATCGGCCCATCAACCGGAATTGGTGGGGTAG
- the aat gene encoding leucyl/phenylalanyl-tRNA--protein transferase has translation MSSSDSYPWIHPHFMPDGEGLVGVGGDLQPRTLIAAYTNGVFPWFEDSDPILWWSPDPRAIFEVDGLVRSKRLMRTYRSGKFSISFNRAFTDVMLGCADRDEGTWITSSMLEAYTELHRLGVTHSVEVWMDDALVGGLYGVAIRGFFAAESMFHYESDASKIAMVALFDRLQMRGYTLVDTQMLTDHTQRMGAIEIPRNDYLQRLAHALTQKQVTFVDPPSAPE, from the coding sequence GTGAGTTCTTCGGATTCGTATCCCTGGATTCATCCTCACTTTATGCCCGATGGCGAAGGACTGGTTGGTGTCGGCGGTGATTTGCAGCCGCGAACGCTGATTGCCGCTTACACCAATGGCGTCTTTCCATGGTTTGAGGATTCCGACCCCATTTTGTGGTGGTCGCCGGATCCCCGTGCCATTTTCGAGGTCGATGGACTGGTTCGCTCCAAGCGATTGATGCGCACCTATCGATCGGGCAAATTCTCGATCTCGTTCAATCGAGCGTTCACGGATGTGATGCTCGGCTGCGCCGATCGCGACGAGGGGACGTGGATCACCTCCAGCATGCTAGAGGCCTACACCGAATTGCATCGACTCGGTGTTACGCATTCCGTCGAAGTCTGGATGGACGATGCCCTGGTGGGCGGACTTTACGGCGTGGCGATTCGCGGATTCTTCGCCGCGGAATCGATGTTTCATTACGAATCCGATGCGTCCAAAATCGCCATGGTCGCGCTGTTCGATCGCTTGCAGATGCGAGGCTACACCTTGGTAGACACGCAAATGCTCACCGATCACACGCAACGCATGGGGGCAATCGAAATCCCCCGCAATGATTACTTGCAGCGATTGGCCCACGCGTTGACCCAGAAACAGGTCACATTCGTCGATCCACCATCGGCCCCGGAATGA
- the gyrA gene encoding DNA gyrase subunit A, translating into MPEEPPSSNGNPPPPETPPNLGEGLSPLPQLNIEDELSSSYLTYAMSVIISRALPDVRDGLKPSQRRILVAMNDLGLVPGGSTSKCSGIIGETMKRYHPHGDNSIYDSLTRMAQAWVLRYPLITGQGNFGSIAGLPAAAHRYTEAKHSAIAGEMLQDIECDTVDFLDNYDGKYQEPLVLPSKVPTLLINGSDGIAVGMATEIPPHNLREICDGLIYLLDHPEASLGEILRIIPGPDFPTGGIIRGRQGIVDGYREGRGKITLRARATIVTEGRNSQIVINEVPFQHTRNRLAESIADLVKNERIKGIAAMRDESAARNGEPVRLVIDLKRDADPNLVLNQLYQYSPLEKTVSIILLALVDGRPRVLSIKQMMQEFLRHRLSVIRRRTEFFLREAKRRGHVLEGQLIAISSLDEVINICRRSPNRAEAKVKLQQMSVAASVLERALGAEPFAALQRELGVSNEYFMTEQQADAVVRLQLGQLAALERDEIFREYSQLRENIIGWESLIADESKIRDVIKEDLAYLRDKYGDNRRTEISDEGGRIRDEDLIPEEEVVVSLTHNGYIKRVGMDTYRAQHRGGKGVSGGLHDDDFVEHFFVASTHAFLLCFTNQGQVYWLKVYDIPLVGRTSAGRALANVLSLKPEEKISSIIPVRRFEEGYELLMATKRGWAKKTKLADYSRPKQGGIIGIALDEGDTLIDVVLVKGNDEVVLSTRTGMAIRFKQTDVRSVGRNSRGVKGIDLSEGDELIGMVVADPEGYLLTVCENGYGKRTPFGPNESGAGLAEGGDALEESSETATAAPEPAEPTADVGDDADGGESADGGEGGESRSSMRYRLQRRGGKGVRDIRTSERNGMVVRITAVRDTDDVMLITAQGMVNRTHVDEIRIVGRNTQGVRIMNLNKDDRIASLAKVAREETEEVPATALTPDQPTPVTPGE; encoded by the coding sequence GTGCCGGAAGAGCCACCCTCAAGCAACGGCAACCCACCGCCACCCGAAACGCCGCCGAATCTCGGCGAAGGGTTGTCGCCGTTGCCACAGCTCAATATCGAAGATGAGCTGTCGTCCAGCTATCTGACCTACGCCATGTCGGTCATTATCAGCCGCGCGTTGCCCGATGTACGCGATGGCCTCAAACCGTCTCAGCGGCGCATTCTCGTCGCCATGAACGACCTCGGCTTGGTTCCCGGCGGCAGCACATCCAAATGCTCCGGCATCATCGGCGAAACGATGAAGCGCTATCACCCGCACGGTGATAATTCCATCTATGATTCGCTCACCCGCATGGCCCAAGCCTGGGTGTTGCGCTATCCGCTGATTACCGGCCAGGGCAACTTCGGCTCGATCGCCGGTCTCCCGGCCGCCGCCCACCGTTACACCGAAGCCAAGCATTCCGCCATCGCCGGGGAAATGCTCCAAGATATTGAATGCGACACGGTTGATTTTCTCGACAATTACGACGGGAAATATCAAGAACCGCTCGTATTGCCCAGCAAAGTCCCCACCCTGCTCATCAACGGCTCAGACGGCATCGCAGTCGGGATGGCCACCGAAATTCCGCCGCACAACCTGCGGGAAATCTGCGACGGGTTGATCTACCTGCTGGATCACCCCGAGGCGAGCCTGGGCGAAATTCTGCGAATTATCCCTGGCCCGGATTTTCCAACTGGTGGAATTATTCGCGGTCGGCAAGGGATTGTCGATGGCTATCGGGAAGGACGCGGGAAAATTACCCTGCGAGCCCGAGCCACCATTGTCACCGAAGGCCGAAATTCGCAGATCGTCATCAACGAAGTCCCGTTCCAGCATACCCGCAACCGCCTGGCCGAATCGATTGCCGATCTCGTGAAGAACGAGCGCATCAAGGGCATCGCAGCGATGCGGGACGAATCCGCCGCCCGAAACGGCGAGCCGGTCCGACTCGTCATCGACCTCAAACGCGATGCCGACCCGAATCTGGTGCTCAATCAATTGTACCAGTATTCGCCGCTGGAAAAGACTGTCTCGATTATTCTGCTGGCGCTGGTGGATGGTCGCCCGCGTGTGCTCAGCATCAAACAAATGATGCAAGAATTCCTGCGGCACCGCCTCTCGGTGATTCGCCGCCGCACGGAGTTCTTCCTGCGCGAGGCCAAACGACGCGGGCACGTGCTGGAAGGCCAGCTCATCGCCATTAGCTCGTTGGACGAAGTCATCAACATCTGCCGTCGCTCCCCCAACCGGGCGGAAGCCAAGGTGAAGTTGCAGCAGATGTCGGTGGCGGCATCCGTGTTGGAACGTGCTTTGGGCGCGGAGCCGTTCGCGGCGTTGCAACGCGAATTGGGCGTATCCAACGAATACTTCATGACCGAACAGCAAGCCGACGCGGTGGTTCGGTTGCAACTGGGTCAGTTGGCCGCCCTGGAACGCGACGAGATTTTCCGCGAATACTCCCAACTGCGTGAGAACATCATCGGCTGGGAATCGCTGATTGCCGATGAATCGAAGATTCGCGATGTCATCAAGGAAGACCTCGCCTATCTGCGGGATAAATACGGCGATAACCGCCGCACGGAAATCTCCGATGAAGGCGGTCGGATTCGGGATGAAGACCTCATCCCTGAGGAAGAAGTCGTCGTCAGCCTCACCCACAATGGCTACATCAAGCGGGTTGGCATGGACACCTACCGCGCGCAACATCGTGGTGGGAAAGGGGTTTCCGGCGGGCTGCACGATGATGACTTCGTGGAGCATTTCTTCGTTGCCTCCACGCACGCATTCTTGCTCTGCTTCACCAATCAGGGGCAAGTCTACTGGCTGAAGGTGTACGATATTCCGCTGGTCGGCCGCACCAGCGCCGGGCGCGCGTTGGCCAACGTGCTATCCCTGAAGCCCGAAGAGAAGATCAGCAGCATCATCCCCGTTCGACGATTTGAAGAAGGCTACGAACTGCTGATGGCCACCAAGCGGGGCTGGGCGAAAAAGACCAAGCTGGCTGATTATTCGCGGCCCAAGCAAGGCGGCATCATCGGCATCGCGTTGGATGAAGGCGATACGCTCATCGATGTTGTGCTAGTCAAAGGCAACGACGAAGTGGTGTTGTCCACCCGCACCGGCATGGCGATTCGCTTCAAGCAAACCGATGTCCGCAGCGTCGGGCGCAACTCGCGTGGCGTGAAGGGGATCGACCTGAGCGAAGGCGACGAACTCATTGGTATGGTGGTGGCCGATCCCGAAGGCTACCTGCTGACCGTGTGCGAAAACGGCTACGGCAAACGCACCCCGTTTGGCCCCAATGAATCCGGCGCGGGACTGGCCGAAGGTGGCGACGCACTCGAGGAATCGAGCGAAACCGCGACCGCCGCCCCCGAACCCGCCGAACCGACCGCCGATGTCGGCGATGATGCCGACGGTGGTGAATCAGCCGATGGCGGCGAAGGTGGCGAATCCCGGTCGTCGATGCGCTATCGCTTGCAACGGCGTGGCGGCAAAGGGGTCCGCGACATTCGTACCAGCGAACGAAACGGCATGGTCGTCCGCATCACTGCGGTGCGTGACACCGACGATGTCATGTTGATTACCGCCCAAGGCATGGTCAACCGCACGCATGTGGACGAAATCCGCATCGTCGGTCGAAACACGCAGGGCGTGCGCATCATGAATCTCAACAAAGACGATCGCATTGCGTCGTTGGCGAAGGTGGCCCGCGAGGAAACCGAAGAGGTTCCCGCAACCGCCCTCACCCCCGACCAACCGACGCCGGTCACCCCCGGCGAGTGA
- a CDS encoding NAD-dependent epimerase/dehydratase family protein, giving the protein MRVLLTGGYGFIGAWIIRKLLAQNADVFVFDLKEDPRRLRLILPESEVQKVTFVQGDVTDLPALQRAIATHQISHIIHLAGLQVPTCRANPILGAQVNVIGTLAVFEAVRMAGDQVKRLVYASSAAVYGGPELYPSGPLPDDIKLTPSTHYGYFKCCNEGNAKIYYQDFGISSIGLRPWTVYGVGRDLGMTSEPTKAIKSVVINRPYHISYGGWQDLQYVGDVANTFVRCLEAPYSGAKSYNLRGAVVDLPTFWKAFVEVEPAAEQLVTYGDRQIAIAYDLDDAALQRDVGPLPVTPLTDGIRETLAIFRQLQAEGRLDISELDAPKPPPVVVMDEP; this is encoded by the coding sequence GTGCGTGTGTTGCTCACTGGCGGCTACGGCTTCATCGGAGCCTGGATCATCCGCAAGTTGCTCGCCCAGAATGCCGATGTCTTTGTCTTTGATCTCAAAGAAGATCCGCGCCGCCTGCGACTGATTCTTCCCGAATCCGAGGTGCAAAAAGTCACTTTCGTGCAAGGGGATGTCACCGATCTGCCCGCCCTGCAACGGGCCATTGCCACCCACCAGATCAGCCACATCATCCACCTGGCGGGCCTGCAAGTGCCCACCTGCCGCGCCAACCCGATTCTCGGTGCCCAGGTCAACGTCATTGGCACACTCGCCGTCTTCGAAGCTGTCCGCATGGCTGGCGATCAAGTCAAGCGATTGGTCTATGCCTCCAGCGCGGCCGTCTACGGCGGACCGGAACTCTACCCCAGTGGGCCACTGCCCGACGATATCAAGCTAACCCCTAGCACGCATTATGGTTACTTCAAATGCTGCAATGAGGGGAACGCCAAAATTTACTACCAAGATTTCGGCATCTCCAGCATCGGTCTGCGTCCCTGGACGGTCTACGGCGTCGGTCGTGACCTGGGGATGACCAGCGAACCGACCAAGGCGATCAAGTCGGTGGTCATCAATCGGCCATACCATATTTCGTATGGTGGCTGGCAAGATTTGCAGTATGTCGGCGATGTCGCCAACACGTTCGTCCGCTGCTTGGAAGCTCCGTACAGCGGGGCGAAGTCGTACAATTTGCGCGGTGCGGTGGTCGATCTGCCGACATTCTGGAAAGCGTTTGTCGAAGTCGAACCCGCGGCCGAACAGTTGGTGACGTATGGTGATCGGCAGATTGCGATTGCCTACGATTTGGACGATGCCGCCCTGCAACGCGATGTCGGCCCCCTGCCGGTGACACCGCTCACCGATGGCATCCGTGAGACGTTGGCGATCTTCCGACAACTCCAAGCCGAAGGCCGGTTGGACATTAGCGAATTGGACGCCCCGAAACCGCCGCCAGTGGTCGTCATGGACGAACCGTAA